One genomic region from Ferrimicrobium acidiphilum DSM 19497 encodes:
- a CDS encoding 3-hydroxyacyl-CoA dehydrogenase family protein → MGRDHSSLLDRDQDIRIGIVGGGTMGSSIASQVLMSGLRVTVVEAKSDAARRAQDRIVATIDRARQNGFTDIAKEVIEERLSVVTDYAQLDGSSIVIESVPEIVELKREVISRVRRAVGHGVPIGSNTSSIAIGSLQEGLPGAESIGGLHFFNPVPASALIEIVVGPLTGLAIVDLFQDFARSLDKEAIVVNDAPGFATSRLGVALGLEAIRMLEDKVASAADIDQAMVLGYRHPIGPLRLTDLVGLDVRLAIARYLERMLGERFTPPKLLISMVEAGRLGKKSGEGFFVW, encoded by the coding sequence TTGGGACGAGATCATTCCAGTCTTTTAGACCGAGATCAGGACATCCGCATTGGGATAGTTGGTGGAGGGACCATGGGTTCGTCCATCGCCTCCCAGGTGCTGATGTCTGGATTGAGGGTCACTGTTGTCGAGGCTAAGTCAGACGCGGCACGACGTGCGCAAGATCGCATCGTCGCCACCATCGACCGTGCTCGCCAGAACGGTTTCACCGATATTGCCAAGGAGGTCATAGAGGAGCGGCTCTCTGTCGTGACCGACTATGCGCAACTCGACGGGTCGTCTATTGTGATCGAGAGTGTGCCAGAGATCGTCGAGCTAAAGCGTGAGGTCATCAGCCGAGTTCGACGAGCGGTAGGTCATGGTGTACCGATCGGATCTAACACCTCGTCGATCGCTATCGGGAGTCTGCAAGAGGGGCTGCCTGGAGCCGAGAGTATCGGTGGACTTCATTTCTTCAACCCAGTGCCAGCCTCTGCGTTGATTGAGATTGTGGTAGGACCACTCACAGGTTTGGCCATCGTTGATCTCTTTCAAGACTTTGCCAGGTCGCTCGACAAGGAGGCGATCGTCGTCAACGATGCTCCGGGATTCGCCACCTCGAGGCTGGGTGTCGCACTAGGGCTTGAGGCTATCCGGATGCTGGAGGATAAGGTTGCGAGCGCTGCTGATATAGATCAGGCGATGGTACTCGGCTATAGGCACCCAATTGGTCCACTGCGACTCACCGATTTGGTTGGTCTCGACGTCCGGCTGGCGATTGCCCGATACCTCGAACGGATGCTTGGTGAAAGATTCACGCCGCCGAAACTTCTGATCTCGATGGTAGAGGCTGGTCGCCTTGGGAAGAAGTCTGGAGAGGGTTTCTTTGTCTGGTGA